The Helicoverpa armigera isolate CAAS_96S chromosome 15, ASM3070526v1, whole genome shotgun sequence genomic interval CCGAGGGGGTCCCATCATCGATTTCAAAGTGGGTGAAACTGCACGGGTGAACTTTGTAAAATCATATATCAACGTCTCCATATTGGCTGGAGATAACTTAGTTAGTCTCAAGCTGTTTCCACGAGATATGGTAACCAGGTGCTACTTTTCAGTTCTTTCCAATAGTTTGAAGTTGATATTATTCCTCCTGTAACTTAGATTTTGAAGGTTGAAGTTTTGAATCTTTTTAGTTCCGTAATCAAAAACGTATTATACTTGTTATGGTTatgtgtgaaattattttatataaaatacaaaaacagcTAATAGATTTTGTTCAAGGGAATAGAGTAATGTAAAgcattatattttcaatttaaataccCATTGAAGCGCAACAAAAAAAGGTTCTTTGACACGAGAGTAAACCAAATTCCTTTGCGTTACTTTTGAATTAGATTCATAAAATTCTTTCCAAGGGCATGAATTTGAATGTATCATTAGATACAACATAACATTTATCAATGGTGCTACAAATTTTCCAAGCACCTCTCCTGAATAAATGAGTTCCCCAAATTTTTTGAAGGCCCCTTTGAATAATAAATCTTGCAAACAAAAtctaataacattaattttatgaataaacttTCACTTACCGGTACGCACACTCCTGCCGTTGAATTcggattattttttactttcaaagTGCCCGTATAAGCGTCCAATAGGTCGCATAAATTTTGGTTCGCATCCAATTTGTAATGCTCGACTATCGTTGATAATTGAGGGAACCACAGCCTGATAACGTTGTGtctaaaaaaacaacattatatatatttttgaagttcCGTCTTATCTGCTATGACAATAGTTGTTTCACTCAATTTAACACCTAACGTGCCAAATAATAAAGTAGATAATCCAACAGCAACAAATGATGAAACGATGAcacgaaaaattaaaaaaggtaaaatttAGGAATATCAGTAAATCCATCTCGTCCAACGTTTGCTAGTTGAATGACTTCAGTAGATAGTGACTGAATTGGATTTTCAGAGCCTTAAACGCTTTGACGGAGGCATAGacgaaaagaaataaaaaaaaatataacgggAGCTACGTCAAATGGGTTGAATCAGGCGAAATAGCCCTTTGAGCAGAGACCTGCAATGGGGATAAAAAAGGAAACCaggtaaaaaacacaaaatagaaGTTCATATACTCTTTGAGAAATTCTTTGAATTTATACTTgtcttcctactaatattataaataggttaTTTATGCATGATTATTCCTCTTTCTGCTCCCTTTGAGCAGTTTTTGCGGGATTTTGATTAAACGCAAAAATGCGGCCAATTAAAtctctaaatattattttaaactactataaaatgaataaacataCGTACTATCCACTTACATTCCCAACGTGATGAACTGCATCAAACCAATCAGGCCCAAATACCCGAGTAAAGGTCTATGAAACAGCGGCTTCATATTTCTAAGGCCAGCCAGTATTTTTGTGCCAAACTTCGTCTTGCTTGCATCTTCCTTCTCGGTAGCTGCCTCTTTGATTTCTTTTTCGAATATTTCTGGATACTGGTGAATAGAAAATGGTTTAAGTATATGTGAAAGTACTTAATACTTTACTTGATGTTGGTCAAGCCagccaaaattatattttattatatagttttatGCTGTTAGCAAAAGCCAACTAGTATCAAACACATGAGGCTTTCATTTATTTCCAAATACATAGtaaatccattattttattacaagatTGAGGTTGACGTCACTTAAAAAGAAAGTGAAAAATTTTGATAGGAAGTAAAAATCAACTAATTTCACAAAGTGTGctcaaaataatttactagtggattttccattttcattcaaaaacaaaaaaaaagtatgtcaAATTCATTGTCCCTCAGTGTATTTCGCCAACATGTGCTAGATAGTACATTTTGCATAGGAAAATAAGCAGGTCTGTTTTCAGATATTCCCCGAACTAGCTCtgataaaaaatgcaatattctCACCGGGAAAGTGTCGGCAGGTTTTCTACTGTTTTCCACGTatattttgatcaaaatatTTCTCGCTTCCACATATCTTTTTTGTGTTACTAGGAATTTTGGACTTTCTGGTAACATTAGGTACAGGAGAAACGCGGTCAACGACCATAGTGACATTGCGAGTAAGTAGAAGTTCCAAACATTAAGTACTGTAACAAAATCAgaattaatataaatgtaaataaagaaaatatatagctaaaaatggtaaattaaaaaaagtgcATATGTGTCTGAAACAGGTATTTATAATTTGAGTGGTGTAATAGTTTTTTGGATATAGAAAAGGTATCAGAAAAGGCCATTTGTCTTTATTCTAGGCCAAGTTaatgcaaaacaaaaacagGCAAATATTAAGTAGACAAGTATTTAAAGCCATAAACAGAATTATTGATCAAGGATACAGATATcactatttgaaaaaatactcaTAATACTAAACCAAGAACGATATTAGCacttttataacttttataattaagttaagaGGACCCTGGTAGTTTCTACCAGATAAGAAATCGGGATCATGGCAGGAGATAGACaatgatatatttattatcACCTTACTCACCAAAAGCCCCATCAAAGAAGCTATACCTCCAATCCTGTATGAGTATGCCCCATGCCATGGCCGGCGACAGAATCTGCGTGAGCGCAGCGTAAGACGACTGGCAAAACATCACGCGGTCTCTTATTGAGGAGTGGCAGAACTCTGACGTTAAACACGATATGGCTGCTAAGGATGTGGCGAATCTAAAagttaaaatacaaatacaataatattattttttagtttaacgGTGTTTCGGAGGGTCGTGTTTCGAAGAGTATGATAATGACGTGTTGGTCCCGGCCGGTCCGGTGTTAAGTTTAATTGTGTAATGTTTTTTGacgttttttagttttagttttttttttgttttattaggatagtttttttttgtatatgtattgtaaatatgtaaataattatataaaggAGTGTAtctatgtaatgtaatgtatgtaaaggATACATAGACAAAATGGAAATAATGAGAATATATTGTTTTCATGATAGTTCTGTTTACTgacttttacattatttatcaaagtcggtaataaattgaaatacagaatatttaggtacctactccttATCTTCAACTccacatacatataaattgtgGGTAATAGCAACTTCATTAACATACAAATCAAAACCCATTCGCTTGAAACAAAAGTTATAACATTACATTCATAGATTCTTTCTTTCACATTCACAAAttcattgcaataaaaatttACTGCAACATAAAGATGAATCTAATCGCGATATCGAAAAATGATGACCGTAAATAAAAGGGCCGAATTAGGTAcacaaaagaataaatattcttctagccttataaaaataatacagctaTCTAAAAGGCCCTTTTCACAATcttcattttttaaatcgtgGGTACCTTTTAGAGCACTTATTGGAAAAGGTCTATCTATAGGTTCTTTTTTATGAGCTCCCTAAATTAATTCAAGTACTCTTAGTGCCCTTACTGATATTATCTTAGTATTTTAAAGCTAGTATTTACCTCTAAGTAAAGAATAATTCGAACAAACTTATTCAATATCAAATAGAAGTCGTATGAAATCGTATTGATCTCAAttaggaaaataattattatagtagTTGATAGAccataaaataatgtacctatgcTATTGTTCTCAAATAACCGTGGTGACAAGCTTATATTCTATaccatttagaaaaaaaaacaacaaagaatTAGAATTAGATTCATTAAAagcaactttaaaaaaatctaaacatttttcTTAGACAGCATCGTAAATATAAACACATAATGTCATACATAGGGACTACCCAATCAAAACTCCGAACCAAAACAGATAATCATAAAGCAATTGACGCGCTTTATGCAGGATTCTACAAACAAACAGTCACTGAACATCAAACACCAAAATTGGAGAAACCCAATATATCAGCGCTGGCTGCAATAGACGACTATCATggagcaaggaaagatgagcggagatgccataatgcaggtaggtcaggcatcTCATCttggtcaaatacgtacgggctgcgggattgttcgaaagagttaccgcggccctggtacttaaaaggcctacgacagaatacgacggtttttagtcagtaagaggctgacactccctcaccgctgctaacccacagcgggaggggtcatttgatgatttttgacgtcgttaaaaaaaaagaaacgtactgtgggcatgaccaaaacgacaGTTATGAGTGAAATAACGAGGCGTACAGGTTCTTTGActcatctgtcaacgatttttggtataacaaaaaatgatcagcgcgctattttcttaggagattttccgctatggcatctccgctagtcattttgttctccctGACAACTATGCCAGGGTAATATTGCTGTCAGTACTTTGGGCACGAGACCAAACGCAGTACAAATACTgtattatttacagttttgGATGCTACCAGAAATGGCAATACTGTATTGGAAGTTTAGAGGAATAATGTATGAGGTTGGTGCAGCGTACAGTTTGCTTGTTGTTTGTTTCATATGAAGGATGGTTAGTGAGATTCGTTTACATAAagtttttcattcatatttgtaTGTAGAACTGTTAAATTATCTTGCTCAGGATTCGTACCAGTAAAGTTGGCTAGAgataattaaatgtttacatGAGAGCTTTTTATAATGAGTTTACCCATGAAATAAAACACCtcattaaaatttcttctaaagcAGCTCAtagaattttaattcaaaaaacACTACAGAAACCCGTAATTCTTCAACTACTTCGAAAAACGCTGCTGCCAAATGGTGTACCTTatcattcaatttaaaattagcttTAAACTTCAAGCTAGgggtttacaaaataaactttgcAGTTAAAAATTCCTGCTTAAAAACAAGTGaggaaatgaaagaaaaatactgaGTTGGCTGCTTATCTCAACGGTCTGATGAATCCGTCAAGACTTGGGAATTATTATGGTACTGGGTGACAAGTTAGCAACCCCATTTTATCTTCACGCTCCTTTAAACTTAAGGGTTGGCCAGAGCCTTTTAATGTACCTGAGATAATTAATGCTGGAGGCATTTTTGAAGGTAAACAAGGTTACAATTTGATAAAGGGAGGTGAAGCAACGGTCGTTACCTTGTTTTTATTTGGACGCGCATCAAAAGACTTGATCtaaattattactttgagtttattaattgtttattttattcgttgttTGCATCGTTTTGCATAAAATGTAATTGCTTAACTGAATGATGGTACATTTTACTTAACGATGCTGTCTAGTAAAAATAGAAGAGTTTCTTCGGtgaaataattgttattgttaattgttattatatgtTTGGCCTCTTTTCTGCTTgcagtaagttattttttattttttcaggtaagTTCCTGTTTTCATCCATTCAACCAAACGGCAATAATTCAGGAAAGTAAGTTATCAAAATCATCTTAGAATTAATGAATTTTGAAAGAGTGATTTTTTCTGCCTTTGATCCAAAAAAAGTAGTTAATACCTAATAttgaaagagaaaatattaCTCACAAAATACCTTCGCATAGTTTAGCAGCCGCCAACATTTCGTAAGTCTGACTGGAAGCCGAAAATAATGTGCACAGAAATATGCCTCCAAAACCAATCCTTAAAAAGTATATTCTTCCAAATGTGTCTATCAAAAATCCAGCTATTACTGTTGATACGAACATACCTGAAAAAACATAGATATGATTATATTTGAAGACACTGGGAGACAGGTttcgagttgcccgggtaactgggttgaggagattagtccctccatgtaaaacactggtacacagctgcatccgattaagattggagccgaccccaacaagttgggaaaagactaggtgGATGACATAATGATGGGGGGCAGCATgatcaaagaaacgatggatgatTGATCATTGATTGTGAAGACAAGGTTTTTTTTCCATATTTAAAGGAACTTATTTATTGTACAACACAGTAGACTAAATAATAGCTCTTTCATAGCaacataatgtaaaatataatggATGTCAGAAATAGacattaataaattgaaaattcattatgaaaataaaagcaattaaatATATGGCTGTCAgtgacaattaatttatatttgcgtTTTGTTAATGATCATGATCAATTGCACTTTGAAATTGATTTGGATtaaactataaattaattttgtacctactcagtaatattattttattaatgtaatgtaaacGTTTGTGACGGATGACGCAAAATACAAAaacgattttaatgaaacaacgGTAAGTAGGTACTGTGATAAAAGTTACGGTAATTATATCAAATTAAgattactaatttaataaagaggaatgtttgttggtttgtaccctaaaggctgaaaaattatttcacagttgCAAAGCTACACTCCAAGTAACTTAGGCTAAattttattaaccgacttcccaaaaaggaggaggttatctcGTTGCGAACAGTAATTTCCAAGAGACGCGGGTACCGCGGGAAACCGTCTAGAAATtaatatacaaggtgttgatttgcatttgtgcaatatttcaggaggttgacataaaatacttaaataatatattttttaatacttaccaAAATAAGGCATAGCATTCAAAAGTCCCTTTTGTTTGAGATTCATGTTAAGGTCGCACTCGGCTATCGGCAGTAAGTACGAAGTGGTGTTCGTAACCAGAATACTAGCGATACACCCGAAAAAACTCACAAACAGCAACTTCACGTGAAACCAACCGAATTTACATACTTCATAAGCTTTGTTGATTTCTTGCATAGGAGTTATTGGCTCTGAAAAGAATACCAGAATTTAACACTGTTCATCCTGAGTTTTATGTCGTTGTTGTAGCCTCGTGGCTAAAGTCTTTCAAGTACATGGTGTTTGGATTCAATTTCAGATCAGAGGAATACCAATGAAATTTTCTAAAGTTATAATGCGCTTTCTAAATACAtgttggacaccaatgactgaataaaggtgaaggaaaacatctcgatgAAACCCGGTATTTAAAAAGTCTTAATTAGCCAATCTGCATTAAGCAAGAGTTAcgattccttctctgtatgatgAAAACAGGCCTGTTTCCTCCAATAAAATGCGTCTAAAATGcttaaaatgataatttaatggCCCATGCTTAAAATTACTATTCAGTTACACGTACAAGTCCCTTAATTATTCACAACTCTATACTTAACACACATAACaattatacataagtataacaCGAAAAAATAACCCATCCAAACACTTAAGCTTCCTACTAACATAAGCTGCGCTCAAATGTAAAGCAGAACTAAATTTTATATAAGGTTTGACCCTTACGTTAGGGAGTACCAAAATGGGGATTATGATGACCGATGGTCTCCCCGGTTGATCCCCGTAATACCCCGCCATTATGATATTTTCCATTTTAGTTTGTAACGCAAAATAATAGATTTTAGGACAGTTTTGTTTGGGGATATTAAATACTGGTaatatttagtacctatttaaaatgaaggttgagttgcaccatttaattataacgataaccaGCCGTATGCTTGGTAAAATCGACGATTTGATAACTGGAAATGCTTCGGTAACTGTCcaagttaaatggtgcaactcactgtAAGAGCGGCTTGCAACATTAAACCACAGCTAGAAAGAAAGTATATAACCAGCTTTTACTTGCCCCCAATTAGTCAGATCGGGAATTTTACGGATGGTTATTTGTTTACTAATTGTTTCTATGTAGTTACATGGTGCAATTCACCGTAATAACGATGAATTGCTCTACCACTTAAACACTTAACGCTAAATTCGCACAACATCTATTCTCAAATTGTTTGAAATTGACTGAGACAAAACGATATTTTAAACACCAGTTGCCTGAAAATTTTCAAGTGAACAGTCGTGTAACAAGGCGAACCAAAATGGAAAAGTAAGaaaatttattaagaaaataattcataatttaattttaaaagaatacgtACCCGCATCCGCAGGAGAATCATGAACCATGTCAGCCATCTTTGTTTTTACTGAATTATTGATTCATTAACAgccgaaataaataataattaacattatttaatgacaaaataattacaaccGCGATCAGTATTAATATAGCACTGATAGTATCGTGTCACACAAACTGCTTTTGATTCCGAAATCCTTGATGAATGTGGTCGAGCCAGTCTATATTGATCCCTCATCTACACTCCTTAAGTTGACCGCACAGGTCAAGTTATATTGGTCATTTATCTCCGTGTAAATGAGATAAAATTATGTCATAACTTCCTGTAATGATTTCTATTGCAATGAGTCATAGGGTTGCTTTTCGTGTGTCATTTGTTAAGTAAATTGCGTGTATCGTGACGGTagtcaaaacaaatatttggacAGATGCAATTAATATACCTGACGCTATTCATGGAGAATGTcgtaattaagtaattactatTTGAGATTTTTCCTTCTTTGttctaaaaaaaactaagtacttttatcatattatttacgTACTTACTTAAGCACATAAACAACATGATTAAAGAGAGTATTTTTAGCAACTTTTTTCATTCTAAGGAATAATCAGAAACCATTTTTCATAGAAAACCTGATCTATATAATAAACCAGAATTATAATAACCAACAAAAGATGCCTGTAAATGTATTAATCTGCatttattttagctttttgatattagatacataaaaaaattgtcgaTTGACATCCTAATTACACCACTTTATGCAATCAATACGTACTACTACATTAATTACGCAAATACTATCAGCTAACACAAATAGCGTTCAAGTAAACACCGCCAAATGCCTCTAAAACACGTTAATTAAGCATGTtacatgaaaaacaaaattactagcggaggtgtcataacggaaaatctcctaagagagtagagcgccaaaatgcaggtgagCGGGGATGAGAAACGTGACTGTCTTGGCTCTTATACACCTTCTTaggaccattttttgtaataccaaaaatcgttgacaaatgtctcaaagaacccgaacgcctcgtaaCTGATAGTTTTAGTCATGTCGACTGTACCTATTTgatagaagaaggcgcctgacctacctgcactatggcatctccgctctttccttactccatgtaCATATATATCATGTCCATGACTAATGCTCGGtggatatttattaaattattcagtcACCACATAAAACCAGCAATGGATTAGTATATACGCGATAATCACGCTCAACGCTGTACTTTGCTACCAAAACAGGCATTCATGAAATAGTTATAAGATGGCGTTACTCCCCTTTGAATTAAGTCCCATTTATACTGGATGGGGTGGGGTGCCTGTGTTAGCGGGTCGTtaggttaaataataaattgattagGCAAACTTTTGGTGCAGGTGAACCCTCGTTTTGTATGCACGACTAAGCTAAATATAAAAGAGCTTTGCTTCCGTGGGCGGTTTCACCTAAGAGGGAATCATTTTGTGtaatcggataaaaagtagcccatactATATGTaggcttcctcgataaatgggctatcaaacactgaaatattttttcaaatcagttacTGTGATTACCGCGTACAAGCAAATACACAaagtctttagttttattttatcaggtaTACTAtgcttgattttttttatgacatttcttacttttctattttattaggggtttgttaaagatttttttaaaactaagaaGATAAGCTTTTTTCAGCAAGGTTACAGAAAAGAgactgatattttattataattttgaaatagaatTTTCAGTCTTCAGTATTTTTAACGTTAAGTTGAAAACCTTTTTGCCACatgaataatgaaaatatttgttataaataaaaaaccagtCTTCCAATAGTCACTACCACAatggttatttaattaaaacaaaaaactgcgGACATccattattgaaaacaaaagacctatttatacatttttcattcTCGTCATGCGTGAcagttgtattaaaataaaatgtactcgGAAAATCACATGGacgaatataatttttataaaatataaaatacgaaaTAATCATGtagttcaaaatataaaaaaatctggttttaaaaatgtatggacTGTCAAATGATTTGCGGCTTTGAACTAAGTTTCGTCCACAACTTCGTTCGTTTCTAAAGCACCCCCTATGCTCATACGATCATCTCAACCGGATCTCAAACTTACTAATAATAAGCCATTTACTAATTATAATGCAAAAGTTTGTAGTTTTGGATGTTTAGATACTTGTACCTTAATCACACTTTGACAGCGGAACGGATTCTGTTGTAGAAACTTTGTAGTACATAATAGCTTATAGGTACTTTCGAATCacatataggctatttttatcttgCAACatgaagtagttcccttggaATTCGGATGAAACTGCAGGCTTAAATTGGCACATAATAACAAAGCAATGCAAGCAAAGTACCCGCTGTAACTGTGACCACACGCTGACCTAAAGTATGTGTACAGCAAGAGAATTAATCATTCGTTAATGTTATCCATGTTTTGGTGCTCCAAGTTTCAGTCACTCAGTCACACACGAAAGTGCTACGTCAGAGTATGCATATACAGGATGGGTTTATAGATTactttaaagcaataaaatgcGTTGGGTCATATTTAAGAGctgttttgtgttattttatagtaaaaaaacaataatatttgccGAATCAATTAATTGTCCATGAAATACCTATATGAAACTGAAAAGAATTATATGACATAATGCTTCTAATAATGCttataataatcaatttttaattagaatattgttatttgaaaaacaatCATCTCtcatatttatgaaaatgtctCAATAAATGTATTTCTTTAAGCAGCTGTATTTGATAAACTACCCTGAATAACTAGAATAGCTACCATcctgtttacaaaaaaaaaaaaaacacaacccGCTGCCACTGCAACCGCACGTTGAACTATGTACGGCACATAGCTCCAGAATTAATCATTCGTTAATGGTGTCCGTGTTTCACGGCGAACACCTGTGTTCTAACCGGTTGCTGCAACTGCTACCGTAACGTACATATATCGTAACGTGTAAcctaagggtcggttcatacagaccggctcggagagcatcggaccgcatttttcttttcacacagaccgaaaccgaccccaacatagtttgggaaaaaggctcggaggaggatgatgacagaCCGAAACCGGTCTAACAAAGTGGTacctattgggttgcccgggtaactgggttgaggggctcagatagggcagtcgctccttgtaaagcactggtactcagctacatccggttagactggaagccgaccccaacgtagttaggaaagaggcttgggagatgatgatgacacagaCCGAAACCGATTGTCTACGTGAACGAGAagcatgcaatcggagccaaacgtctgcaAGACCAAGAAAAAGCACGCGATGGGAGCCGGtcagctcctcttattatttcacaccaagcGCCGTccagcattcttaatgacaaaagcagtgcgcatgcaaaaatgtaccttactacaaatactaagtgctcgattttcaacgtgttaagaatttgctctcctcgccgagccggtctgtctgaacagACCCTAATGTGTAACGTAACGTGGCTATATGTTACAGAGATAGTCTTGCTTTTGTTGTAAAGCTGTAAAAGTGTATGTTGATGTTGCTGTAAAACATCAGTCCTTATAGTTAGTGACAgttcatcatctgtctagcctttttacATGCAGCGACTGTCTAACAAACTGTATGAAGATGGCAACCCGATACTAAGTTATCAGAATATCCGGCTTTTGAATACACACGACTGCCAAAGTGCACATCTTTGGcatcaatgacagccgggatgaTGATCAATTTAATGTGAGTTCCTATTATTTTGGATTTCATCATAGCAGAATACCActagttataaaaaatacaatatcctATATTCAACGTTAAAAACTGATACCCACCTAATTTAAAATTCCCGGAAAGCCGTAATATCTATAGTTAAAAGCAACGTGTTATTACGAGCGAAATAGCAACTAAATAacagttttcagtttccaaTTACATTAAGGCTAAATTCCCGTACACGATTGGTGTCACCGTGATTTTCCACTTCGGTTCACGTGGAAAACTAATATTTATGGTCTAAACACTTAGAGCGTTAGGCCAACTGGACACGCTATGAAAATTTTTATGCAAAAGGTGTGCTAATTTGCAGGGGGGGGTGAAGCAACGCAACGAATTGTGGGTGTTCACTTATGAATTTTC includes:
- the LOC110373960 gene encoding major myo-inositol transporter IolT isoform X1: MSEQNNTLMDKNERPIQVSNGRKINKKNESYELEEINKLMPNNEPITPMQEINKAYEVCKFGWFHVKLLFVSFFGCIASILVTNTTSYLLPIAECDLNMNLKQKGLLNAMPYFGMFVSTVIAGFLIDTFGRIYFLRIGFGGIFLCTLFSASSQTYEMLAAAKLCEGILFATSLAAISCLTSEFCHSSIRDRVMFCQSSYAALTQILSPAMAWGILIQDWRYSFFDGAFVLNVWNFYLLAMSLWSLTAFLLYLMLPESPKFLVTQKRYVEARNILIKIYVENSRKPADTFPYPEIFEKEIKEAATEKEDASKTKFGTKILAGLRNMKPLFHRPLLGYLGLIGLMQFITLGIHNVIRLWFPQLSTIVEHYKLDANQNLCDLLDAYTGTLKVKNNPNSTAGVCVPHVSGSETYINSIIIGLISILPYFISGVIVNKVGKKALLFVGGVISSGALLGLRWSSSKAMMVAFFSVNIAITQTMKSLTQVVLIDVVPTAMRTLALSLVMLTARVGTLVSNVAFPILLAMGCSIPFYTMAAMMSCVVMLSIFLPKKKQ
- the LOC110373960 gene encoding major myo-inositol transporter IolT isoform X2 produces the protein MADMVHDSPADAEPITPMQEINKAYEVCKFGWFHVKLLFVSFFGCIASILVTNTTSYLLPIAECDLNMNLKQKGLLNAMPYFGMFVSTVIAGFLIDTFGRIYFLRIGFGGIFLCTLFSASSQTYEMLAAAKLCEGILFATSLAAISCLTSEFCHSSIRDRVMFCQSSYAALTQILSPAMAWGILIQDWRYSFFDGAFVLNVWNFYLLAMSLWSLTAFLLYLMLPESPKFLVTQKRYVEARNILIKIYVENSRKPADTFPYPEIFEKEIKEAATEKEDASKTKFGTKILAGLRNMKPLFHRPLLGYLGLIGLMQFITLGIHNVIRLWFPQLSTIVEHYKLDANQNLCDLLDAYTGTLKVKNNPNSTAGVCVPHVSGSETYINSIIIGLISILPYFISGVIVNKVGKKALLFVGGVISSGALLGLRWSSSKAMMVAFFSVNIAITQTMKSLTQVVLIDVVPTAMRTLALSLVMLTARVGTLVSNVAFPILLAMGCSIPFYTMAAMMSCVVMLSIFLPKKKQ